Proteins from a single region of Acidimicrobiales bacterium:
- a CDS encoding diguanylate cyclase produces MIEDVRGDPDEPKRPAAPRKRGLGRGLGAILSTPGHGDEPDGDEHQARHDPLTGLPNRLLLDQRLEHALATCRQDDAALAVLVVALDGFSKVNELFGHRVGDDLLHDVAERMSAARRRSDTVARFAGDEFVVVCPYVGSAELACQMAERILEDVSLPTSVDGVEHHLTASIGVVVTTPGEVAEDTEMLETILGDAVLAMRHAKDDGGASWRLFDPSMRAHAADRYQYRQDLRAAMENGELVLEYEQIVDLESCTAIGQSARLGWQHSAIDRPEALLDVVDDAGLAIPVGRWVLDEALSVLAARRATSNLPADFRVWVKVSPSFVADTALVESVDELTAKHRIPPSMIGLDIGEPSATALPTAEPALEALAGRGIGLMLDGFGSTPSNLALLQRLPISGLKLSPEVVAGLDDLDDDAQDGDWASEVPDPDGPDAPDGAALVRGLVGLGRALGLTVVAQGVTSEFQVATLRSLGCGFAQGPFLGNGPDFEPRRAAPVVTVEPVPDARLERAADAAPGPVPEATHELTLLREPGVRTDHVPVPVPEATLAPTPEPSHEPASEPSHEPASEPSHEPASEPSHEPASEPLWATGPDARPVSLAPDDRIAPDDPDATRAPDRAAAQDAREAPGTSDAPGTPGGRGTPDELCAQDVPDVPDVPEVPDAQGTPDVPGTTPPAVSRHPSGLAGSRGPGGSRDTDVRRSPFGR; encoded by the coding sequence TTGATCGAGGACGTCAGAGGCGACCCGGACGAGCCGAAGCGGCCCGCGGCTCCCCGCAAGCGCGGCCTCGGACGAGGCCTGGGCGCGATCCTCTCGACCCCCGGCCACGGCGACGAGCCCGACGGCGACGAGCACCAGGCCCGACACGACCCGCTCACCGGCCTGCCCAACCGGTTGCTCCTGGACCAGCGGCTCGAGCACGCACTGGCCACGTGCCGGCAGGACGATGCCGCCCTCGCCGTGCTCGTCGTGGCCCTCGACGGCTTCAGCAAGGTCAACGAACTGTTCGGCCACCGCGTGGGAGACGACCTCCTCCACGACGTCGCCGAGCGGATGTCCGCCGCCCGCCGCCGCTCGGACACGGTGGCGCGGTTTGCCGGAGACGAGTTCGTCGTCGTCTGCCCTTACGTGGGGTCCGCTGAGCTCGCGTGCCAGATGGCGGAGCGCATCCTCGAGGACGTGAGCCTTCCGACCTCGGTCGACGGGGTCGAGCACCACCTGACCGCCAGCATCGGTGTCGTCGTGACCACCCCCGGGGAGGTCGCCGAGGACACGGAGATGCTCGAGACGATCCTCGGTGACGCCGTGCTGGCGATGCGGCACGCCAAGGACGATGGCGGGGCGTCCTGGCGGCTCTTCGATCCCTCCATGCGGGCGCACGCCGCCGACCGCTACCAGTACCGCCAGGACCTGCGGGCCGCCATGGAGAACGGCGAGCTGGTGCTGGAGTACGAGCAGATCGTCGACCTGGAGTCCTGTACCGCGATCGGTCAGAGCGCCCGCCTGGGATGGCAGCATTCGGCCATCGACCGGCCCGAGGCGCTGCTCGACGTGGTCGACGACGCCGGCCTGGCGATCCCGGTGGGGCGCTGGGTCCTCGACGAAGCGCTGTCGGTCCTCGCGGCCCGGCGGGCGACGTCGAACCTGCCGGCCGACTTCCGGGTCTGGGTCAAGGTGTCCCCGTCGTTCGTGGCCGACACCGCGCTCGTCGAGTCCGTCGACGAGCTGACGGCCAAGCACCGGATCCCCCCGTCCATGATCGGCCTCGACATCGGGGAGCCTTCGGCGACGGCACTTCCCACCGCCGAGCCCGCGTTGGAGGCGCTGGCAGGTCGCGGGATCGGGCTCATGCTCGACGGCTTCGGTTCGACGCCCTCGAACCTGGCGCTGCTCCAACGGCTGCCGATCTCCGGGTTGAAGCTCTCGCCCGAGGTGGTGGCCGGCCTCGACGATCTCGACGACGATGCGCAGGACGGGGACTGGGCATCCGAGGTGCCGGACCCGGACGGGCCCGACGCACCGGACGGCGCTGCCCTGGTGCGCGGGCTCGTCGGGTTGGGGCGCGCGCTCGGTCTCACCGTCGTGGCGCAGGGAGTCACGTCGGAGTTCCAGGTGGCGACGCTGCGCTCCCTCGGGTGCGGGTTCGCGCAGGGCCCCTTCCTCGGGAACGGGCCGGACTTCGAGCCGCGGCGTGCGGCGCCCGTGGTCACCGTGGAGCCGGTTCCCGATGCCAGGCTCGAGCGGGCCGCCGACGCCGCCCCCGGACCGGTCCCTGAGGCCACGCACGAGCTCACCCTCCTACGGGAGCCCGGCGTCCGCACCGACCACGTTCCCGTTCCCGTTCCCGAAGCCACGCTCGCACCCACGCCCGAGCCCTCGCACGAACCGGCATCCGAGCCCTCGCACGAACCGGCATCCGAGCCCTCGCACGAACCGGCATCCGAGCCCTCGCACGAACCGGCATCCGAGCCCTTGTGGGCCACGGGCCCCGATGCTCGGCCAGTCTCGCTCGCTCCCGACGACCGCATCGCCCCCGACGACCCCGACGCAACGAGAGCGCCGGACCGAGCTGCGGCACAGGACGCACGCGAAGCACCGGGCACATCGGATGCACCGGGCACGCCGGGGGGCCGGGGCACGCCGGACGAGCTCTGCGCCCAGGACGTCCCGGACGTCCCGGACGTCCCGGAGGTCCCGGATGCACAGGGCACACCG
- a CDS encoding ACT domain-containing protein yields the protein MATFLLRLELPDRPGALGAVASRIGAVRGDVVAVEIVERRQGSAVDEFVVDLADVERLELLLSEVAEVDGVSVEEVHPVSGRGHDRRLDGYHSAVALLQQRTPHAVLVALASRVSAELDAEWTAVLDVEQLLVVASAGRPPAAPWLAAFVTEDRATSAHGGDAGDTDRPVRPRSGDIGWVDLAAWDLVLATGRPGWRFGARERAHLAAVAALADVRWVDLGEREARNAHPTCTG from the coding sequence GTGGCCACGTTCCTGCTCAGACTGGAGCTGCCCGACCGTCCCGGCGCGCTCGGGGCGGTGGCGAGCCGCATCGGGGCGGTGCGCGGCGACGTCGTCGCCGTCGAGATCGTGGAGCGCCGGCAGGGCAGCGCCGTCGACGAGTTCGTGGTGGACCTCGCCGATGTGGAGCGGCTGGAGCTCCTCTTGAGCGAGGTGGCGGAGGTCGACGGCGTCTCAGTGGAAGAGGTCCATCCTGTGTCGGGCCGCGGGCACGACCGCCGGCTCGACGGCTACCACAGCGCGGTCGCCCTTCTGCAGCAACGGACGCCCCACGCCGTCCTCGTGGCGCTGGCGTCACGTGTGTCGGCCGAGCTCGACGCGGAGTGGACCGCCGTCCTCGACGTCGAGCAGCTTCTGGTGGTGGCCTCCGCGGGCCGCCCGCCCGCGGCGCCATGGCTCGCCGCGTTCGTCACCGAGGACCGCGCCACGAGCGCGCACGGCGGAGACGCCGGCGATACGGATCGTCCGGTGCGACCTCGCTCGGGCGACATCGGATGGGTCGACCTCGCCGCGTGGGACCTCGTACTGGCGACGGGGCGCCCCGGATGGCGCTTCGGTGCGCGTGAGCGGGCCCACCTGGCGGCGGTCGCCGCGCTAGCCGACGTGCGCTGGGTCGACCTGGGCGAACGCGAGGCCCGCAACGCGCATCCCACCTGTACCGGCTGA
- a CDS encoding leucyl aminopeptidase — protein sequence MTRSALLSVGWAAAGDPAALAEAAGSPVTAVGVPVVETSDGPVLAPGVPESFTVAGAGGPAGSTSHRSTSTASTIGTALDLDRAGQRGFAGKVGQTMNVVGPDAGAGPAVVFVGCGPLDAVNADSLRRAAAAFVRDAGESGAAVMIVPPALADPAGSHTRAAQAAAEGAVLAMYRFVSHKSEADSSRIERLVVAAVGLQEGQVAEGVRRGAAVADAVCLARDLVNEPPSSMTPTRLAEAAVEHMAGRPGLTVEVWDEARIADERLGGLLGVARGSAEPPRLLRASYEPADPVEVDGRVPHVVLVGKGITFDSGGLSLKTAEGMVTMKTDMSGAAAVVAVVSACGDVGVRARVTAIAPMTENMPGGRAIKPGDVLTTRSGRTIEVLNTDAEGRLVLADGLTLATELEPDAIIDLATLTGACVVALGMSIAGVIGSDDGLVDRVRAASGRAGEATWPLPLFDDYRSHIDSDVADMKNVGKGGQAGAISAALLLARFAEGTPWAHLDIAGPARSDEDAGVLTKGGTGFGVRTLLELLEDYGHSG from the coding sequence ATGACGCGATCCGCGCTCCTCTCGGTGGGCTGGGCGGCTGCCGGCGACCCGGCGGCATTGGCCGAGGCAGCCGGGTCCCCGGTGACGGCCGTGGGGGTCCCCGTCGTCGAGACCTCGGACGGCCCCGTCCTGGCCCCGGGTGTCCCCGAGAGCTTCACCGTCGCCGGGGCCGGTGGTCCCGCCGGCTCCACGTCGCACCGCTCGACGTCCACCGCTTCCACCATCGGCACCGCCCTCGACCTGGACCGCGCCGGGCAGCGCGGATTCGCCGGCAAGGTCGGCCAGACGATGAACGTCGTCGGCCCGGACGCCGGTGCGGGGCCCGCTGTCGTGTTCGTCGGGTGTGGGCCCCTCGACGCCGTGAACGCCGACAGCCTGCGCCGGGCGGCAGCGGCGTTCGTGCGGGACGCGGGGGAGTCCGGGGCGGCGGTCATGATCGTCCCGCCCGCATTGGCCGATCCCGCCGGCTCACACACTCGTGCCGCCCAGGCCGCGGCCGAGGGCGCTGTCCTGGCGATGTATCGGTTCGTCTCCCACAAGAGCGAGGCCGACAGCAGCAGGATCGAGCGCCTGGTCGTCGCCGCGGTCGGGCTCCAGGAGGGACAGGTCGCCGAGGGCGTGCGGCGCGGCGCCGCCGTCGCCGACGCGGTGTGCCTGGCGCGCGACCTGGTCAACGAGCCCCCCAGCTCGATGACGCCCACCCGCCTGGCGGAGGCCGCGGTGGAGCACATGGCCGGCCGGCCCGGCCTGACCGTCGAGGTGTGGGACGAGGCCCGCATCGCCGACGAGCGGCTGGGCGGACTCCTGGGCGTGGCCCGCGGCTCGGCCGAGCCGCCGCGCCTGCTTCGCGCCAGCTACGAGCCCGCCGACCCCGTCGAGGTGGACGGGCGGGTCCCGCACGTGGTGCTGGTAGGCAAGGGCATCACCTTCGACTCGGGGGGACTGTCGCTCAAGACCGCCGAGGGCATGGTCACCATGAAGACCGACATGAGCGGGGCGGCGGCTGTCGTGGCAGTTGTGTCGGCGTGCGGGGACGTGGGCGTGCGGGCGCGCGTGACCGCCATTGCGCCGATGACCGAGAACATGCCCGGGGGCCGGGCGATCAAGCCCGGCGACGTTCTCACCACCCGCAGCGGGCGCACCATCGAGGTCCTCAACACCGACGCCGAGGGCCGGCTCGTCCTCGCCGACGGCCTGACCCTCGCCACGGAGTTGGAGCCCGATGCCATCATCGACCTGGCGACACTCACCGGCGCATGCGTCGTGGCGCTCGGGATGTCCATCGCCGGGGTGATCGGCTCCGACGATGGCCTCGTGGACCGGGTGCGCGCCGCTTCCGGGCGCGCCGGTGAGGCGACCTGGCCGCTGCCGCTGTTCGACGACTACCGCTCGCACATCGACTCCGACGTCGCCGACATGAAGAACGTCGGCAAGGGCGGGCAGGCGGGCGCCATCTCGGCCGCCCTGCTTCTCGCCCGGTTCGCGGAGGGGACGCCGTGGGCGCACCTGGACATCGCCGGTCCGGCGCGTTCCGACGAGGACGCCGGCGTGCTCACGAAGGGCGGCACGGGGTTCGGGGTGCGGACGTTGCTCGAGTTGCTCGAGGACTACGGGCACAGCGGCTGA
- a CDS encoding cob(I)yrinic acid a,c-diamide adenosyltransferase translates to MVKIYTRAGDDGTTGLFYGGRVAKDSPAVEVNGAVDEAQAMLGLARAEAEPGSELDDIILGLERDLWVLMAEVATAPENRRKLKPGASSVTPEMVRLLEDRIDALGERFEMPKEFVVPGQNRVSAALDVARTVVRRAERALVAATSPTGSQVGPYLNRLSDLLWTMARWQEGEHVAMRSLGRSEGAS, encoded by the coding sequence GTGGTGAAGATCTACACGCGCGCCGGGGACGACGGGACCACGGGCCTCTTCTACGGCGGCCGCGTCGCCAAGGATTCGCCGGCGGTCGAGGTGAACGGCGCGGTCGACGAGGCGCAGGCGATGCTCGGCCTGGCCCGTGCCGAGGCGGAGCCGGGATCGGAGCTCGACGACATCATTCTCGGCCTGGAGCGGGACCTGTGGGTGCTCATGGCAGAGGTGGCCACGGCGCCGGAGAACCGCAGAAAGCTCAAGCCCGGGGCGTCGTCGGTCACGCCTGAGATGGTGCGGTTGCTCGAGGACCGCATCGACGCCCTCGGGGAGCGCTTCGAGATGCCGAAGGAATTCGTGGTGCCCGGTCAGAACCGCGTGTCGGCGGCCCTGGACGTGGCCCGAACCGTCGTGCGCCGAGCCGAGCGGGCGCTGGTGGCGGCCACCTCTCCCACCGGCTCGCAGGTCGGGCCCTATCTGAACCGGCTGTCGGACCTTCTGTGGACGATGGCGCGCTGGCAGGAAGGAGAGCACGTGGCCATGCGATCGCTGGGGCGCTCCGAGGGCGCATCGTGA